The sequence TCTTCTCAGCCTCAAAGAGACTCACAGTTTACTGGAGCCTAATTTACTTCTTCGCTCGCCCCAAGATGCACATGATGGCCTGGTGCGAGGTTTGCTCGACGTCGCTTTTTATTACGAGGCGCTCACCGATGAACGCCTTGAGATCAATCATTTGGGTGAACTACGGGCGGGCATCTACTGTGGTAAAAACCACCCACTCTTTAAAAAACGAAAACTTACGCAAGCCCAGATTCTCGAGCACCCCTTTTCGGTTCCCCAAACTGGTCAAAATGGATTGGTGCAGGATGGCTGGCCAGTTGAGCTAAACCGCCGCATCGGTATGCGCATCACGATGCTATCATCCAACTTGGCCGTATGTTTATCGGGGCAGTTTCTAACCGTATTGCCGGATGTGGTTGCGGACCGTTACATTCAGAGCAAAGAGCTCAAGAAGCTGCCGATGGACGTGATTGAGCCCATACCGGTTTACGGTGCGCGTAGGAAAAGTGATGGCGAGAACACAGCTTCAGCACTTGTGCTGAGGTGCATCACAAGCAAGCTCAAGAGCTTAACAAGGTAG is a genomic window of Deltaproteobacteria bacterium containing:
- a CDS encoding LysR family transcriptional regulator, with translation MMDQNPQIEDLWSRLPVFRVVAATEHLPTAAKILHITPPAISRTIKLLEEELGQPLFRRTGRQLVLNAAGRRLQASLTDAVESLETSLKNLSADPLAGPVRIATIGVLTDYVALPALLSLKETHSLLEPNLLLRSPQDAHDGLVRGLLDVAFYYEALTDERLEINHLGELRAGIYCGKNHPLFKKRKLTQAQILEHPFSVPQTGQNGLVQDGWPVELNRRIGMRITMLSSNLAVCLSGQFLTVLPDVVADRYIQSKELKKLPMDVIEPIPVYGARRKSDGENTASALVLRCITSKLKSLTR